In the genome of Ammospiza nelsoni isolate bAmmNel1 chromosome 7, bAmmNel1.pri, whole genome shotgun sequence, one region contains:
- the LOC132075246 gene encoding feather beta keratin-like, protein MSCYDLCLPSSCGPRPLATSCTQPCFRRCRDSTAFIQPPTVVVTLPGPILSSFPQNTTVGSTASAAVGSYLRCCGIPVGSWGPGRAGLLCLGTGL, encoded by the coding sequence ATGTCCTGCTACGAcctgtgcctgccctcctcctgcGGTCCCCGGCCCTTGGCCACCagctgcacccagccctgcttccGCCGCTGCAGGGACTCCACCGCCTTCATCCAGCCGCCCACGGTCGTGGTCACGCTGCCCGGGCCCATTCTCAGCTCCTTCCCGCAGAACACCACGGTGGGCTCCACGGCGTCGGCGGCGGTCGGGAGCTACCTGCGCTGCTGCGGCATCCCTGTGGGCTCCTgggggccgggcagggcaggactgCTGTGCCTGGGCACCGGGCTGTAG